From Scleropages formosus chromosome 9, fSclFor1.1, whole genome shotgun sequence, one genomic window encodes:
- the LOC108927875 gene encoding cytochrome P450 2J2-like, protein MSVLFFSGWLDLSSVLIFLFVFLILVDLIKNKAPKNFPPGPPWSLPFVGDLFRIDLDRIHLQMAEFAKQYGKIFSVRVGQRIVILNGLQLLKEALVEHGENFAGRPTVPLFEDIMLNKGLAASNGYQWKQQRRFALSTLRNFGLGKKSLESQIQVECRFLNDVIDKSQGQPFEHISVVNNAVANIISCLVFGDRFDYSNSYFQRLLKLMNEAVYLEGSIWAQLYNMFPWLMRRLPGPHKKILSHWAIVIDFVKLKIKEHKEDWDPSTPRDYIDSFLSEMEKRKDDAEAGFSEDNLCFCTLDLFLAGTETTSTALNWALLYMIKYPEIQEKVQAEIDKVLGPSHPATMADRANMPYTDAVIHEIQRMGNIIPLNVPRMAVKDTTIGGYTIPKGTMVMGTLQSVLFDESEWEAPFTFNPGHFLDEEGKFKRRDAFLPFSAGNRMCLGESLARMELFLFFTSLLQQFTFSPPPGVEPTLEFEMGFILRPKPYKLCAVPR, encoded by the exons ATGTCCGTCCTCTTCTTCTCAGGATGGTTAGACCTCAGCAGTGTTTTaatctttctctttgtgtttttgatacTTGTGGAcctaattaaaaacaaggctCCGAAAAACTTTCCTCCTGGACCACCGTGGTCCCTGCCTTTTGTGGGAGATCTTTTCCGTATCGATTTAGATAGAATTCATCTCCAGATGGCAGAG TTTGCCAAGCAATATggaaagattttcagtgttcgAGTTGGGCAAAGGATAGTTATCCTGAATGGTCTACAGCTTCTGAAAGAGGCTCTGGTTGAACATGGTGAAAACTTTGCTGGTCGTCCAACAGTACCACTATTTGAAGACATTATGTTGAACAAGG GTTTGGCTGCCTCCAACGGATATCAATGGAAGCAACAAAGAAGGTTTGCTCTCTCTACTCTGAGAAACTTTGGACTGGGGAAGAAAAGCCTTGAGTCACAGATCCAAGTGGAGTGTAGGTTCCTAAATGACGTCATAGACAAGAGTCAAG GCCAGCCATTTGAACATATTTCCGTTGTTAACAATGCTGTTGCCAACATCATCAGTTGTCTGGTGTTTGGCGACCGGTTTGACTACAGCAACAGCTACTTCCAAAGACTgctgaaattaatgaatgaagcaGTTTATTTGGAGGGAAGCATTTGGGCTCAG ttGTACAACATGTTTCCATGGCTGATGCGCAGATTACCTggtccacacaaaaaaatattatccCACTGGGCAATTGTGATCGactttgtaaaactaaaaattaaggagcacaaggaggacTGGGACCCTTCAACTCCGAGAGACTACATTGACAGCTTCCTTTCTGAGATGGAAAAG aggaaaGATGATGCTGAAGCAGGTTTCAGTGAAGACAACTTGTGTTTTTGCACTCTGGACCTGTTTTTAGCTGGGACTGAAACAACATCAACTGCTCTGAACTGGGCTTTACTGTATATGATTAAATACCCAGAAATACAAG AGAAGGTACAAGCGGAAATAGACAAAGTACTTGGACCCTCACATCCGGCCACCATGGCAGACAGAGCCAATATGCCCTACACCGATGCTGTTATTCATGAAATACAGAGGATGGGCAACATTATACCACTGAATGTGCCACGTATGGCTGTAAAGGACACTACAATTGGAGGATACACAATTCCAAAG GGTACTATGGTGATGGGAACTTTACAGTCTGTTTTGTTTGATGAGTCTGAGTGGGAGGctcctttcacatttaatccTGGCCATTTCCTGGATGAGGAGGGCAAGTTCAAAAGAAGAGATGCCTTCTTGCCTTTTTCAGCTG GGAACAGGATGTGTCTTGGGGAATCACTGGCTCGAATGGAGTTGTTTCTGTTCTTCACCTCCCTTCTCCAGCAGTTCACATTCTCTCCACCCCCAGGTGTGGAGCCCACCCTGGAATTTGAAATGGGATTCATTCTTCGCCCAAAGCCATACAAGTTATGTGCTGTACCCCGCTGA
- the LOC108927874 gene encoding cytochrome P450 2J2-like, which translates to MHQYKNSEEFIVFVFQLYNTFPWLMRRLPGPHKKILSHWAIVIDFIKLKIKEHKEDWDPSTPRDYIDSFFSEMEKWKDDAEAGFNEDNLCFCTLDLFAAGTETTSTTLIWALLYMIKYPEIQEKVQAEIDQVLGPSRLATMADRANMPYTDAVIHEIQRMGNIVPLNLVRLTTKDTTLRGYTLPKGTMVMVTLHSVLYDETEWETPFTFNPGHFLDAEGKFRRRDAFLPFSAGKRVCLGEQLARMELFLFFTSLLQRFTFSPPPGVEPTLESKVGVTHSPKPYKLCVVPC; encoded by the exons atgCATCAATACAAAAATTCTGAGgaattcattgtttttgtttttcagttgtacAACACGTTCCCATGGCTGATGCGCAGATTACCTggtccacacaaaaaaatattatccCACTGGGCAATTGTGATTGACTTTATAAAGCTAAAAATTaaggagcacaaggaggacTGGGACCCTTCGACTCCGAGAGACTACATTGACAGCTTCTTTTCTGAGATGGAAAAG TGGAAAGATGATGCTGAAGCAGGTTTCAATGAGGACAACCTGTGTTTCTGCACTCTGGACCTGTTTGCTGCTGGGACAGAAACAACATCAACTACACTGATCTGGGCTTTGCTGTATATGATTAAATACCCAGAAATACAAG AGAAGGTACAAGCAGAAATAGACCAAGTACTTGGACCCTCACGTCTGGCAACCATGGCAGACAGAGCCAATATGCCCTACACTGATGCTGTTATTCATGAGATACAAAGGATGGGTAACATCGTACCACTGAATTTGGTGCGTCTGACGACAAAAGACACCACACTGAGAGGATACACATTGCCCAAG GGTACTATGGTGATGGTAACATTACACTCTGTGCTTTATGATGAAACTGAGTGGGAGActcctttcacatttaatccTGGCCATTTCCTGGATGCAGAGGGGAAGTTCAGAAGACGAGATGCCTTCTTGCCTTtctcagctg GCAAGAGGGTGTGTCTTGGGGAGCAGCTGGCACGGATGGAGTTGTTCCTGTTCTTCACCTCCCTTCTCCAGCGGTTCACATTCTCTCCACCCCCTGGTGTGGAGCCCACCCTGGAGTCCAAAGTGGGAGTCACCCACAGCCCTAAGCCATACAAGTTGTGTGTTGTACCCTGCTGA